From the genome of Mixophyes fleayi isolate aMixFle1 chromosome 2, aMixFle1.hap1, whole genome shotgun sequence, one region includes:
- the AUNIP gene encoding aurora kinase A- and ninein-interacting protein, protein MKGRSKRARSPQHPEECGVWLDTAQLKRRSQQAVIPCTSSVRLNPLSRRCPIDSAVFEFTQTKTTQLCTKQTSMYSFFTPAAKRNKLTSSIHDSIQRHSFKNSCNKRRKTENMTMNSSPLGTSACLKQEYSVDEPAVYPEDVNSFKTYKDIEQPAHLEQSEKEEISCVLVKPGYQMSCFSHHALFKTKENSVKSNNCWVSGNCNKNPVCLPDSTCPKEKYDTVDNRPSLCLLDSQLFTQDTQGNRVICHKFANSQQRNFYPALPLLDRTNVTLDVASPLKGSDQFFCDEVSLRKMFTQDSEGNMVLKH, encoded by the exons ATGAAGGGCAGGAGCAAGCGTGCCCGTTCCCCTCAGCATCCGGAGGAATGCGGAGTATGGCTGGACACGGCACAGCTGAAGAGGAGGTCACAGCAG GCTGTGATCCCCTGTACATCTTCGGTCAGGCTTAATCCGCTATCAAGGAGATGTCCTATTGATTCTGCTGTGTTTGAATTTActcaaacaaaaacaacacagCTTTGCACTAAACAGACATCTATGTACTCATTCTTCACACCCGCTG CAAAGAGGAATAAACTGACTtcttcgatacatgattcaattcaacgcCATTCCTTTAAAAATTCAtgtaataaaagaagaaaaaccGAAAACATGACTATGAACTCTTCACCCTTAG GAACATCTGCATGTTTGAAGCAAGAGTATAGTGTTGATGAACCCGCTGTATATCCGGAGGATGttaattcatttaagacataCAAAGACATAGAGCAACCAGCACATTTAGAACAAAGTGAAAAAGAAGAAATTAGTTGTGTGCTAGTTAAACCTGGTTACCAAATGAGCTGCTTTAGCCACCATGCACTGTTTAAAACCAAAGAGAATTCTGTGAAGTCTAACAACTGTTGGGTCTCTGGTAACTGTAATAAGAACCCAGTCTGTTTACCTGACTCTACATGTCCCAAGGAGAAGTACGACACAGTCGATAACAGACCTTCTCTTTGTTTGTTGGACAGTCAGCTGTTCACTCAGGATACACAGGGAAACAGAGTAATCTGTCATAAGTTTGCAAATAGCCAACAAAGAAATTTTTACCCTGCACTACCACTTCTGGATAGGACTAATGTCACATTGGATGTTGCAAGTCCGTTGAAAGGAAGTGATCAGTTTTTCTGTGATGAAGTTTCTCTGCGCAAAATGTTCACTCAGGACTCTGAAGGAAATATGGTTCTAAAACACTAA